The Agrobacterium larrymoorei sequence GTCGATTCCCGGTCACGCGAAAGAAGTTGTTCAAGGCTCTGTATGTCCGTCGCCCTTGTCGCGCCGGTCATCTGGCAATAGGTGGCGTTGGCATAGACCAGGCGCCCCTTGGTATCGGTGATCAGTGTGCCATCGGGATGCGACGAGAGAAACCGCCGCGCCATTCCGTCGGACTGCGACTGTGGCATGACCTCTATAAAACCAATCACCGAAGAGACGAGGAAGAAAATCCCAAGCATGGCGAGCACGCCCAGAATGCCGAGCACGATCTCGTTCTCAAGAGAATCCTTAAAGTAAACGAAAGCTACAGCCGCAGCGACAAGCACAAGAGCCAGCAACAGGATGCGAAGCACGGTGGCGGAACGCCCACGCCTGTCCACCAAGGGGAAGTCGTTATCAGTGGTTTGACGCACCTTGGTCATCGAGGTTTTTACCCTTGCAGTTCTGCTGGTGGGATGAATTTGACATTTGCTACCCATACGCGGCGATCTCGAGAATCAAATGTCAAATTCGCAAACTCCACTAGAAACAAAAACTTACTAGTGGCCTTGAAGATTTTGACATTTGCTCTCGAGTCCTCTGCAAGCGGTAGTAAATGTCAAAATCAGACCACTAGCTGTTGTGACATGACGAAAAACAGCCGCCTCGCACGGAATCGCTTCTATATCCTTGTAGCAATTTGCATAAATATCAAAAAGCTTCGTCCATCTATAAGCGCCGCCCATGCACAACCAATAACGATATCGGCAAGCTGCGCGCTCTGAGACAAGCTCTATAGTCAGGTGCTTTCGTCAAACTTGCAGCAAATTCGTGGACGAACAGGATAAATTCTTGTGCCGAGCGAAAAAAAATCGTCTTTTCCGGTCACGTTCTGTGAACAAATGTAATGCGGGTACATTTCCGCTGCACGAAATGGCTGAAGGGACCGGCTGCATTATGGAAGATTTTATTGGCGCATATGGCAATCGCCTGATTATTGCAGTGGTGGGCGTTGGTGCGGCATTGCTGCTGCTCGCCATCGTCCTATGGTTTATTCGCAGACGCAGCGGCTCTGCGCCATTTATTCGTGGCGGGCGAAACCGGCAGCCACGACTTCAGGTATTGGACGCTACCGCAGTCGATGCACGCCGTCGCTTGGTCCTCGTTCGTCGCGACAATGTGGAACATCTGGTGATGATTGGCGGTCCGACGGATATTGTCATCGAAAGTGGTATTGGTGCGATCCCATTCATGAAGGATGTCCGCGATCCGCAGGAAGACGCTCTGATTGCGCGCGATGCAGACCGCAGCCTCTCCGCAGACCGACAGCGCAGCATTGTGCAGGCACCGCAAGAGGATGTTCGCCCTGCAGCAGCATCCGTGGCCCCGGAGCTGAAGAAGCCCGCTTCTGACGAACCTAAAAAGCCCGCGATGAGCGCAGCACCCGCGAAACCTGTACCCTCGCCTGCCCCAGCCGTTGCAGCAGGCAGGCCAGCTCCGGCTGCCATACCAGCGCAATCGCAACCCGCAGTCCGAAAGCCCCAATCGACTCCACCCGCACCTACCGTCTCAGCTGCAGCCCCGTCCACATCGTCCCCGGTGCGGGAAACCCCAGCACCGGTCACGCCACCAGCCCCCAGAGCACTCGCCCGCGAGCCCATCGCGCCAGCCATTTCGGTCGTACCTCCAATCGTTGCTGCCGCCATGATGCAGCCGGATGACGACACAAAACCACCTGTAGCTTCAGCCTCGCCAGAGCCAGTGGTTTCCGAGCCACCCGCCGCTTCCCCAACATCAGCGATGACTCCAACTGTCGCACCGATGGTGTCCGCCTCCTATGAACCGAGTTTTTTTGAACCGCCACTGACGGCAGAGCCCGTCACGGCACAAGACCCCGGGCCGGTAGGACAGAGTGAGCCGTCCGTGACCGAGCAAAGCGCGATTGATGTTCTCGACGCTACCCGCGATCACGTGCTCCCCGCCTACCGGGCAGCACCTCCTATTACGACAGCACCCGCTGCTCCTGCGGCACCGATTATCGCAAAACCGGAACCGCTCGCTGCCAGTGACAATGGGCCGGTCTTTGGCGACCAGTTGACAAGTGATTTCGAAAGCTTCCTCGAGGCAGAGATCGCCAAGAGCAACAATGCCAACGCCGATCTATCCGCGACACCTGCGAATGCACCCGCCGTCAACCTGGATACCACCACACCGGACCCTCACCCCGAGCCCAAGTTCTCAGAAGCCCCCGTTGCCGCTGAGCGGGACGTTCAGAAGGAAATGGCTCGTATCTTTGGTGAGATGTCGGTGACGCGCGACCGATAGTCATATGTAAAGCCGACGCCAGCGCGATACTGTGAGCCTTATAGCGATCAGTGTCGCGCTGGCGTTTCACTTTCAGGCTCATTGAAAGGTCTTTGCCGTCAATGGTCTTGCCAAGCGTGTCAGCTCTGAGGCTTCAAAAAGGTCGATACGCGAGCTGCGTCGCAGCCGCGGCCAGATGTGAGCTTCACAGTGCGTGTTCAAGCCGATCTCACATGCGGCGTTCTACTCTTCGGCAATCATAGCCGGGCGTAGCGTATCGTTAAGGAGCTATTCAGCGAAAGCGGCAGACGCTTGTCTCCCAAGCTTACGAAAGACACTGTTCTCTTAGACCCACGGTGGATTAACGCTGGCTCCGGCACGTCATCCCGTTGATCAGGCAGTCGCGACATCGCCAGCGGGCTCATCATTCCTGCGCCTTAGCTTATCGAGCAAAAGATAGATGACGGGAGTGGTGTAGAGCGTGAGCACCTGGCTGACCATCAAGCCACCGACGATGGCATAGCCCAACGGCTGCCGAAGTTCCGCGCCGGATCCGTGACCAAGAGCGAGCGGTATGCCACCCAAAAGAGCTGCCATCGTCGTCATAAGGATCGGTCTGAAACGCATCTGAGCGGCTTTGACGATCGCCTCCTCGCTCGACAATCTCTCCTCTCGCTCCGCCTGGATGGCGAAATCGACCAGCATGATCCCATTCTTTTTGACGATACCGATCAACAGAATAACCCCGATCATGGCTACCAGCCCAAAGTCGAAGCCGGCCACCTGCAAGGCCAGAAGCGCGCCAATACCCGCCGAAGGCAAAGTCGAGAGGATCGTTAGCGGATGGATGAGGCTTTCGTAGAGCACGCCGAGAATGATGTAGACGACAACCAGCGACGCCAGGATGAGCAGAGGTATGGTGCCAAGCGAATCCTTGAAGGCCTTCGCGCTACCGGAAAATGATGTTTGAAGTGACCCCGGCGGATGCATGTTGGATACGGCATTTTCAATCACAGCCGTCGCATTCCCCAGGGCGACATTGGGGGCAAGATTGAACGAGATAGTGACCGCTGGCGATTGACCCTGGTGCGCAATCGATACCGGAGAGGTTCCGTCCGTCGTCCACTTCGCCACCACAGAAAGCGGAACAAGCGTCCCGTTGCTTGCTCTGACCGAGAGACGATCGAGCGTGGCAATGTCTCGCTGCAAGTCGG is a genomic window containing:
- a CDS encoding flagellar biosynthetic protein FliO, giving the protein MEDFIGAYGNRLIIAVVGVGAALLLLAIVLWFIRRRSGSAPFIRGGRNRQPRLQVLDATAVDARRRLVLVRRDNVEHLVMIGGPTDIVIESGIGAIPFMKDVRDPQEDALIARDADRSLSADRQRSIVQAPQEDVRPAAASVAPELKKPASDEPKKPAMSAAPAKPVPSPAPAVAAGRPAPAAIPAQSQPAVRKPQSTPPAPTVSAAAPSTSSPVRETPAPVTPPAPRALAREPIAPAISVVPPIVAAAMMQPDDDTKPPVASASPEPVVSEPPAASPTSAMTPTVAPMVSASYEPSFFEPPLTAEPVTAQDPGPVGQSEPSVTEQSAIDVLDATRDHVLPAYRAAPPITTAPAAPAAPIIAKPEPLAASDNGPVFGDQLTSDFESFLEAEIAKSNNANADLSATPANAPAVNLDTTTPDPHPEPKFSEAPVAAERDVQKEMARIFGEMSVTRDR